In one Lycium barbarum isolate Lr01 chromosome 7, ASM1917538v2, whole genome shotgun sequence genomic region, the following are encoded:
- the LOC132601219 gene encoding class V chitinase CHIT5-like, whose amino-acid sequence MLSIGGDTCSPILRSMTSSRDNRAAFIKSTIDVARFCGFDGLDLNWEFPIESENMHNLALLFEKWCLTIGLKPLRLLGHFSDRCSSIVIHKSSNISTSYGISAWKQNGVPSKQLVFGMPLYGNTRELKDPNYHGIGAPAVGAGPGTQGEMSYDDIVMFNSENNATIGYNNETVSTYSYAGTNWIGYGDTNSITAKIKYAKAEDLGGYFFWALGFSRTGKIPKVLPFQMQSLSCMH is encoded by the exons ATGCTATCGATAGGAGGAGATACATGTTCTCCAATACTCCGTAGTATGACTAGTAGCCGTGATAATCGCGCTGCATTCATCAAATCAACGATTGATGTAGCCAGATTTTGCGGCTTTGATGGCCTTGATCTTAATTGGGAATTCCCTATCGAATCAGAAAACATGCACAATCTAGCATTGCTCTTCGAAAAATGGTGCCTCACCATCGGCCTAAAGCCACTAA GGCTCTTGGGACACTTCAGCGACAGGTGCTCCAGCATTGTTATACATAAGTCTAGCAATATTAGCACGAGCTACGGAATTTCAGCCTGGAAACAAAATGGGGTCCCTTCAAAACAGCTAGTTTTTGGTATGCCCTTATATGGAAATACACGGGAATTGAAGGATCCAAATTATCACGGGATCGGTGCTCCTGCTGTAGGAGCTGGCCCTGGAACTCAAGGAGAAATGTCATATGATGATATAGTAATGTTCAATTCAGAAAATAATGCTACTATAGGATACAATAATGAAACAGTTTCAACATATTCATATGCTGGAACAAATTGGATTGGATATGGTGATACTAATTCCATAACAGCAAAGATTAAGTATGCTAAGGCTGAGGATCTTGGTGGTTACTTTTTCTGGGCACTTGGCTTTTCTAGAACAGGTAAAATTCCTAAAGTTCTTCCATTTCAGATGCAAAGTTTAAGTTGTATGCATTGA